In a single window of the Trichoderma breve strain T069 chromosome 6, whole genome shotgun sequence genome:
- a CDS encoding utp25, u3 small nucleolar RNA-associated SSU processome protein 25 domain-containing protein: MAGPRRGGNFRGGGSRGGGRGSFRGGGRGRGGSRGSSRGRGGGRGRGRGGQFSQWGPDRRFDGARLAENGEDEDANGSGSDASDVEDEMLQDVSDDDDDQEAPARPYMALMQKFHDSSAPSAKRRKIAHDEPSNRSPSPAANQSDDEEESESKREDIDEADEEEEEGGDPASNIEEDPENDSEDEIDATDPFDSHFANPDQQISSQAVVAVKNGEWTTSRAIVQPWRAVITSPGTDNNAFVPQPISGLGGLKLKQKLRDTAKEKMGNLDATQKAFAPLLFDYKDILFCDRSVENSNKIRQAICLHALNHVFKTRDRVINNNYKLSKAGDDSELELRDQGFTRPKVLFLLPTRNSCAKMMKVIQDLVEPDQQENFKRFNESYAESDEAFGADRPADFKDLFGGNDDDMFRIGVKFTRKTIKYFAQFYSSDILFASPLGLRMAMGSEEEKKKPDFDFLSSIEMVVMDQADALLMQNWEHVEYIFEHLNLQPKDAHDADFSRVRNWYLEDWAKYFRQTIILSAFNTPELAELQRLYCHNWAGRVRLQPEYPGVIGQLGVKAKQTFSRFQSSAVERDPEARFDYFTSAIIPSLVKRSKDSSGTLIFIPSYLDFVRVRNYFATADEVSALTFGVISEYTEVREASRARSHFLTGRHRILLYTERAHHFRRYQFSGVQRVIFYGLPDNPIFYKEIAGGYLAKSEKDMKIEPGQGTVRAIFSKYDVMKLERIAGSKRVGKMIQDRGDTFDFV; the protein is encoded by the exons ATGGCTGGTCCTAGAAGAGGTGGAAATTTCAGAGGCGGCGGCTCGAGAGGCGGTGGGAGAGGCAGTTTCAGAGGCggcggaagaggcagaggcggcagcagaggcagTAGCAGAGGTCGGGGAGGAGGTAGaggtcgaggccgaggcggcCAGTTCAGTCAATGGGGCCCAGACAGGAGATTCGACGGTGCTCGTCTGGCTGAAAatggcgaagatgaaga CGCGAATGGATCTGGATCCGATGCCTCAGATGTGGAAGACGAAATGCTCCAAGATGTatcagacgacgacgacgaccaagaagctccagcaCGCCCGTATATGGCACTCATGCAGAAATTCCATGATTCAAGTGCGCCAAGCgccaagaggaggaagattgCGCACGATGAGCCCTCGAACCGGAGCCCAAGTCCCGCCGCAAACCAGTcagacgatgaggaagagtcCGAGTCTAAGCGGGAAGATattgacgaggctgatgaagaggaggaagaaggaggagatcCAGCTTCTAACATCGAAGAGGACCCCGAAAACGATTCAGAAGACGAGATCGACGCTACGGACCCGTTCGATTCGCATTTCGCCAATCCAGATCAACAAATCAGCTCGCAAGCAGTTGTCGCAGTGAAGAATGGAGAGTGGACAACAAGTCGAGCTATTGTACAGCCTTGGAGAGCAGTTATTACGTCTCCTGGCACTGATAACAATGCATTCGTTCCCCAGCCGATATCAGGGCTCGGTggattgaagctgaagcagaaaTTGCGAGACacggcaaaggaaaagatgggcAACCTGGATGCAACGCAAAAAGCATTCGCACCCTTATTGTTCGACTACAAGGACATCTTGTTTTGCGATCGGTCTGTGGAGAACTCCAACAAAATACGACAGGCGATCTGTCTCCATGCACTTAACCACGTATTCAA GACTCGAGACAGAGTGATTAATAACAACTACAAGCTTTCAAaggctggtgatgattcGGAGCTTGAACTCCGAGACCAGGGCTTCACCAGACCCAAGGTCCTGTTCCTTCTACCAACACGCAACTCCTgtgccaagatgatgaaggtgaTTCAAGACTTGGTTGAGCCAGACCAACAGGAGAATTTTAAGCGGTTCAATGAATCATACGCTGAAAGCGACGAAGCTTTCGGTGCTGATCGGCCTGCCGATTTCAAGGACCTTTTTGGCGGCAACGACGATGACATGTTCCGCATCGGTGTCAAATTTACGCGCAAGACGATTAAATATTTTGCGCAATTCTATAGCTCCGATATTCTCTTTGCTAGCCCTCTTGGTCTCCGTATGGCAATGGGAtctgaggaagagaagaagaagcctgaCTTTGACTTTCTCAGCTCTATTGAGATGGTCGTCATGGATCAAGCAGACGCTCTTCTGATGCAGAATTGGGAGCACGTCGAGTACATCTTTGAACATCTAAACCTTCAACCAAAGGATGCCCACGACGCCGACTTTAGCCGTGTCAGAAATTGGTACTTGGAAGATTGGGCAAAGTATTTCCGACAGACTATCATCCTGTCTGCTTTTAACACCCCCGAACTGGCAGAACTCCAGAGGCTCTACTGCCATAACTGGGCCGGAAGAGTCCGCCTGCAGCCAGAATACCCCGGTGTTATTGGACAGCTGGgtgtcaaggccaagcagacATTTTCACGCTTCCAGTCAAGCGCCGTGGAGAGGGATCCCGAAGCTAGGTTTGACTACTTTACCTCTGCCATTATCCCCTCTCTGGTGAAGCGATCCAAGGACTCGAGTGGAAcgctcatcttcatcccatcCTATCTTGACTTTGTCCGCGTGAGAAATTACTTCGCCACTGCCGACGAAGTGAGTGCCCTCACTTTTGGTGTAATATCTGAATACACCGAGGTTCGAGAAGCATCTCGAGCTCGATCTCATTTCTTGACTGGTCGACATAGGATTTTGCTCTACACAGAGAGAGCTCACCACTTCCGTCGGTATCAGTTCAGCGGCGTTCAGAGAGTCATCTTTTACGGGCTGCCGGACAATCCCATCTTCTATAAGGAGATTGCAGGTGGATACCTGGCCAAGAGTGAGAAAGACATGAAGATTGAGCCTGGCCAAGGAACGGTGCgggccatcttctccaaatACGACGTAATGAAGCTGGAGAGGATTGCGGGTTCGAAGAGAGTGGGAAAGATGATTCAGGATCGTGGTGATACCTTTGATTTCGTGTAG